The DNA region CTGTTTTTTTAGTGGTTACAGCTGAATTCTGGAACGCAAAGGCTCCCCCAGCTACGGCTAATAAAGCCACAGCAGCAAAAATTGCTTTTCTCATGTTTATAAAAATTAAAGATTTATGCCTACTCTTTTTCTTACGGGATTTTCAGCATACTCCCGATCCATTGCGCAGTTGAATATTTTTATACTAGTGTGTATTTATATCCCAGATCCCTCCGGAGTCGGGATGACAAAGCAAGTGTTGTTTTCTTTTTGTCATCCTAGTGCTGTTGTCATCCCGAGTTTCGAGGGATCTTTTCTAGTATCAGCCCCACCGCTGCCATAACCAAAAACACTGTATTAAACACCATATGCCAACCCCATCCCAATGCTTCTATTGCAGCCCCGCAACCACACAACTCCTTTTCCATTACATCCAGTACTATAAAAATGTAAGTGGTAAACATCGTCATCAGGCTTAAAGAACCATACAGGCCAGCCAGCCTAAAACGAGGAACCATCAGCATAAGCACCAGTACCAGCTCAACCACCGGCACTGCCCAGCTTAAAAACCCTGCATAAGGCGTTAACATCCCGCTTTGCCCCATCGTAATTACAAACCTGTTTAGCGCAAATAGCTTATCAAAAGCCGCATAGCCAAACAACACAAAATAAGCCCAGCAAATTATTTCAATAACCAGGCTATGCCAGCCCTTCCTGTAAAAATCCTTCATATAACTCATTTAAAATTTCAATCAATACTGCCAGTACAATCAGCTGTTCCATATATCTATAATTCCTAAAACTGCCCAGCAAGCCAGCTTCCAAATCCTTGCAGCGCAAAAGCAAAGCCCCGCACCATTCCTTATAACACCTGCCTGCCTTTTTAACGCGCCGGGCCAATTTGTACAACTCATCCGTATCAACAGGCGTACAAATGTCATAAGCACCCTGGTGTATCGTTTCAATTATGGCTTCGTAATATTTCAGTTCAAACATATTTTATTCAATTAGCCAAAGCTTTTTAATGATCTCTTCAATCGTCTTCCGCGCCATGTTTCTGTGGTCTGGCCGGTTGATATCCCT from Pedobacter africanus includes:
- a CDS encoding MauE/DoxX family redox-associated membrane protein, with the protein product MKDFYRKGWHSLVIEIICWAYFVLFGYAAFDKLFALNRFVITMGQSGMLTPYAGFLSWAVPVVELVLVLMLMVPRFRLAGLYGSLSLMTMFTTYIFIVLDVMEKELCGCGAAIEALGWGWHMVFNTVFLVMAAVGLILEKIPRNSG